One part of the Tunicatimonas pelagia genome encodes these proteins:
- a CDS encoding MATE family efflux transporter: MSTQPYRTHVKKTFLIAYPVMLSQLGHILVGVADSIMVGELGTQPLAAVSLANSLFGLVLMFGIGLSIAITPLVAAADGEGNTQQVGRVFRHGAIINTIAGFIFCGLTVASGTFLPFMNQPEQVVTLAVPYLNILAYSLIPFMVFQTFRQFAEGLSFTRTAMLITVSANVINITLNYLLIYGYFGFPELGLNGAGVATLVARTLMAIAMGWYVLRAQWFPTVGRWLAELRSSLFVKMLKIGVPTGLQYIFEVGAFAAASIMMGWLGATALAAHQIALNLSAVSYMVATGLAAAATVRVGNQLGQKDFPNLRRVGFSAILMSLALMSLSAFAFITLNHWLPSLYIDELPVIELAGSLLIISAFFQLSDGSQAVALGALRGMADVKVPTIITLIAYWVIGLPSGYGFAFGLGWGPQGIWIGLLLSLIIAAVLLTLRFHLITRRKQERYTPVV; the protein is encoded by the coding sequence GTGTCTACGCAGCCCTATCGAACCCACGTTAAAAAAACTTTTCTGATTGCCTATCCGGTTATGCTCAGTCAGCTAGGGCACATACTGGTGGGAGTAGCCGACAGTATTATGGTAGGTGAGTTGGGCACTCAGCCATTAGCAGCAGTTTCACTGGCGAACAGCCTGTTTGGGTTGGTGCTTATGTTTGGCATTGGCTTATCCATCGCCATTACTCCGCTAGTAGCCGCGGCTGATGGTGAAGGCAACACCCAGCAGGTAGGTCGCGTATTTCGGCACGGGGCAATAATCAACACAATAGCGGGCTTCATTTTCTGTGGACTCACCGTGGCGAGCGGGACTTTTTTGCCCTTTATGAATCAGCCCGAACAGGTAGTAACTCTAGCGGTGCCCTACCTCAATATACTGGCGTATTCCCTGATTCCCTTTATGGTGTTCCAGACTTTTCGGCAGTTTGCAGAGGGGTTATCCTTCACGCGCACGGCCATGCTAATCACTGTAAGTGCAAATGTTATAAACATTACACTCAACTACTTACTAATCTACGGTTACTTCGGGTTTCCTGAACTCGGCCTAAATGGAGCCGGAGTAGCCACGCTGGTAGCGCGCACGCTAATGGCAATTGCAATGGGCTGGTACGTGCTGCGGGCACAGTGGTTTCCTACGGTAGGAAGGTGGTTAGCAGAACTTCGCTCTTCTCTCTTCGTGAAGATGCTAAAAATTGGCGTGCCCACCGGTTTGCAATATATCTTTGAAGTAGGAGCATTTGCCGCTGCCTCCATTATGATGGGTTGGTTAGGAGCTACTGCATTAGCGGCTCATCAGATTGCGCTCAACTTATCGGCAGTAAGCTACATGGTAGCTACCGGGTTGGCAGCAGCGGCTACCGTGCGGGTGGGTAACCAACTAGGGCAGAAAGACTTTCCCAACTTGCGTCGGGTAGGGTTTAGTGCTATTCTAATGAGTTTGGCACTGATGAGCCTGTCTGCTTTCGCTTTTATTACGCTAAACCATTGGTTGCCTTCGTTGTATATCGATGAACTTCCGGTGATTGAACTAGCGGGTTCGCTATTAATTATCTCGGCGTTTTTTCAACTATCAGACGGATCTCAGGCAGTAGCTTTGGGAGCATTACGTGGCATGGCCGATGTAAAAGTGCCTACGATTATTACCTTAATCGCCTACTGGGTAATTGGCCTACCCAGTGGCTACGGATTTGCTTTTGGGCTAGGATGGGGGCCGCAAGGCATCTGGATTGGGCTACTACTTAGCCTAATCATCGCGGCAGTGTTACTAACCCTCCGGTTTCATCTAATTACTCGGCGGAAGCAGGAACGATATACGCCGGTAGTGTAA
- a CDS encoding pyridoxal-phosphate dependent enzyme: MPITLSDIRQAAERIQPLIHRTPVLTSETLNRKSGAKLFFKCENFQRAGAFKMRGAANAVLSLSDADRAKGVATHSSGNHGQALAKAAQSVGVPAYIVMPRTAPKVKQQAVAEYGAEIIFCEPTLQAREDTLAEVIDRTQATFVHPYNNERVITGQATAALELIEDTNELDVVMAPVGGGGLLSGTALSTHYLLPRARVVAGEPTGADDAYRSLQAGHIIPSEQPNTIADGLLTSLGDKTFPIIQEHVKEIITVNDKEIVVAMHLIWERMKIIIEPSCAVPLAALFKRADDFADKQVGIILTGGNVDLSSLPFS; encoded by the coding sequence ATGCCTATTACTCTCTCTGATATTCGGCAAGCGGCTGAGCGAATTCAGCCGCTAATTCATCGTACTCCGGTACTGACCAGCGAAACGCTAAACCGCAAATCTGGAGCTAAATTGTTCTTTAAGTGCGAAAACTTTCAGCGAGCGGGAGCTTTCAAAATGCGGGGTGCCGCCAATGCTGTACTCTCTCTTTCTGATGCTGACCGGGCGAAAGGCGTAGCTACCCACTCGTCGGGCAATCACGGGCAGGCGTTGGCCAAAGCGGCTCAGTCGGTAGGTGTGCCCGCCTACATCGTAATGCCCCGCACTGCCCCCAAAGTGAAACAACAGGCCGTAGCCGAATACGGAGCCGAGATTATTTTCTGCGAACCTACGTTGCAAGCCCGGGAGGATACACTAGCAGAAGTGATTGATCGAACCCAAGCTACTTTTGTGCATCCGTACAATAACGAACGGGTAATAACCGGACAAGCTACCGCTGCTCTAGAGTTGATTGAAGATACGAACGAATTGGATGTAGTGATGGCTCCGGTTGGTGGTGGTGGACTGTTGAGTGGCACGGCACTGAGCACTCACTACTTACTACCTCGAGCGAGAGTAGTTGCTGGCGAACCCACCGGGGCCGATGATGCTTACCGATCGCTACAAGCGGGGCATATTATTCCCTCGGAACAGCCCAACACTATTGCCGATGGCTTACTCACTTCATTAGGCGATAAAACGTTTCCCATCATTCAAGAACACGTGAAAGAAATTATTACCGTAAACGATAAAGAAATTGTGGTGGCAATGCACCTGATTTGGGAGCGAATGAAGATTATTATTGAACCCTCTTGCGCGGTTCCGCTAGCAGCGTTATTTAAGCGGGCTGATGATTTTGCTGATAAGCAAGTTGGTATTATTCTGACGGGGGGTAACGTAGATTTATCTTCGCTACCGTTTTCTTAA
- a CDS encoding T9SS type A sorting domain-containing protein yields the protein MPKICTTLLFALTLTLSGTPAISQQMVKDLLTGPDSGNPHDFVEFQGSLYFFSDSPLGYAMWRYHPNAGTDIVRLFGTNKTAGNPIVYQNRIYFEEGTRNFTNPRIHWDRQISSYHPSTGIVKVVDSRFSTSIVHNDTLYFQGAAPNHHDNQWSLYRYHPTTGIEPILIPGQYDPSYWSDFYVEEFISYKGDLYFTGGLGDTFNYTEFYRYNASIGKVEHIINFDNFYEGHVISNDSLYLHLGGGLGSSIETENLWRYHPTAGLKKVVHQSSRYIGYGCQCGDNIAVLDGIIYFNAYDSLHGYELWSYGPVSGKNQLVADIYPGKEGSRPSGLITYNGRIYFRAYNSLYGHELWSYDPSTGAQLVKDINPNKVLSRYYPDGGSRPTGFTIYKGSLFFAANDGKHGRELWAYNSYPITCAYCNPDDWEFEAESDQDDSGFRRARSKYLYDVDGATLAGFTMSAKSGEGETLWEEEMEMSGELELPYLDDPATKLAFTRHSEEVSQTLLELDPQLAQAGVSYLQVASDPAENRLSLQINTLEEQGLLVHFALQSAEGEVVYQEVLEAPWEGELEELPELANHTVVLSVAGENYRTSSYTKESASLSAEVLPTDGSLSSSLQVYPNPVVNHILHLNVVGEEASPISVQVLNLMGQTVLQRELATRMGQQQLTVDMQGIPKGAYILKVQQGQQQSTTRLLVVE from the coding sequence ATGCCTAAGATTTGTACTACGCTATTGTTCGCTTTGACGCTAACCCTATCCGGCACCCCGGCCATTAGCCAGCAGATGGTTAAAGATCTACTTACTGGCCCCGATAGTGGTAATCCCCACGATTTTGTAGAGTTTCAGGGCAGTCTGTATTTCTTTTCTGACTCTCCTCTCGGCTATGCAATGTGGCGGTACCACCCAAATGCGGGAACTGATATAGTTAGGCTGTTTGGTACTAATAAAACTGCCGGTAATCCGATAGTTTACCAAAACCGTATCTACTTTGAGGAAGGAACCCGTAATTTTACCAATCCACGCATTCATTGGGATAGACAAATCTCAAGTTATCACCCATCTACAGGAATAGTAAAGGTGGTAGATAGTAGATTTTCGACGTCTATTGTTCACAATGATACCCTATATTTTCAAGGAGCTGCCCCAAACCACCATGACAACCAATGGAGTCTTTATCGCTATCATCCGACTACCGGTATAGAACCTATTCTGATTCCGGGTCAATATGACCCGTCATATTGGTCTGACTTTTACGTTGAGGAATTTATCAGCTACAAGGGTGACTTGTATTTCACAGGTGGTCTCGGTGATACTTTTAATTATACTGAATTTTACCGCTACAACGCTAGTATCGGTAAAGTTGAACATATCATAAATTTCGATAACTTCTATGAAGGTCATGTAATTAGTAATGATTCGCTATACCTTCATTTAGGGGGTGGGCTAGGGTCGTCGATAGAAACTGAAAACCTTTGGCGTTACCATCCTACTGCCGGACTTAAGAAAGTAGTACACCAAAGTAGTAGATATATTGGTTATGGTTGCCAATGTGGTGATAATATAGCTGTTCTTGATGGTATTATATACTTCAACGCTTACGACTCACTACATGGCTACGAATTGTGGAGCTATGGGCCTGTTTCGGGTAAAAATCAACTTGTAGCAGATATCTATCCTGGAAAGGAAGGTAGCCGTCCCAGCGGTTTAATAACTTACAATGGTAGGATATACTTCAGGGCCTATAACTCTTTGTACGGCCATGAATTGTGGAGCTATGATCCTTCTACTGGAGCTCAGTTAGTAAAAGATATCAATCCGAATAAGGTGTTAAGTAGATATTATCCAGATGGTGGAAGTCGTCCTACAGGTTTTACCATCTACAAAGGTTCTCTCTTTTTTGCGGCTAATGATGGAAAACACGGAAGGGAGCTGTGGGCGTACAATAGTTATCCTATCACCTGCGCTTATTGCAACCCGGATGACTGGGAGTTTGAAGCAGAAAGTGACCAGGATGATAGCGGTTTCCGTCGGGCGCGTAGTAAGTACCTCTACGACGTTGACGGTGCTACACTGGCGGGGTTCACGATGTCAGCCAAGTCAGGTGAAGGGGAAACCCTTTGGGAAGAGGAGATGGAGATGTCCGGCGAACTGGAGCTTCCCTATCTGGACGATCCCGCTACGAAGCTTGCCTTTACCCGACATAGCGAAGAAGTATCCCAAACCCTGCTGGAACTGGACCCGCAGCTCGCCCAGGCGGGGGTATCTTACCTACAAGTAGCCAGTGACCCAGCGGAAAACCGCCTTTCGTTACAGATTAATACTTTGGAGGAACAAGGCTTGCTGGTACACTTTGCCCTACAGAGCGCAGAGGGCGAAGTGGTGTACCAAGAAGTGCTAGAAGCCCCTTGGGAAGGCGAGCTAGAAGAGCTACCCGAATTGGCTAATCATACCGTCGTATTGTCAGTGGCCGGAGAAAACTACCGTACCAGTAGCTATACAAAAGAGAGTGCCTCGCTATCGGCTGAGGTATTGCCAACGGATGGTAGCCTGTCATCTTCACTACAAGTCTACCCCAATCCGGTAGTCAATCATATACTGCACCTCAATGTAGTAGGGGAGGAAGCCAGTCCAATATCGGTGCAAGTACTCAACCTAATGGGCCAAACAGTACTGCAACGTGAGTTAGCTACCCGAATGGGACAACAACAGCTCACAGTTGATATGCAAGGCATACCCAAAGGGGCGTATATTCTAAAGGTGCAGCAGGGGCAACAACAAAGTACGACCCGACTACTGGTAGTCGAGTAG
- a CDS encoding RNA methyltransferase, which translates to MRKLKNEELGRLSVDEYKAEEKRPIVIVLDNVRSMHNVGSAFRTADAFRIERVYLCGITAKPPHRDINKTALGATESVAWTHREKTKEVVDELREADYKVICVEQADESVPLQDFMPYRDCKYCLIFGNEVFGVEEEIVAQADTCLEIPQFGTKHSLNVSVSIGIVMWDFFKKLED; encoded by the coding sequence ATGAGAAAACTAAAGAACGAAGAACTTGGCCGACTCAGTGTGGATGAATATAAGGCTGAGGAAAAACGGCCTATTGTTATTGTGCTAGATAATGTTCGGAGTATGCATAATGTAGGGTCGGCGTTTCGCACAGCTGATGCCTTTCGGATTGAACGGGTTTATTTGTGCGGTATTACTGCCAAACCACCCCACCGCGATATTAATAAAACGGCCTTAGGAGCTACTGAATCAGTAGCCTGGACGCATCGGGAGAAAACGAAAGAGGTAGTAGATGAATTACGGGAAGCTGATTACAAAGTTATTTGTGTAGAGCAAGCCGATGAAAGTGTTCCCCTCCAGGATTTTATGCCCTACCGTGATTGTAAGTACTGTCTGATTTTTGGAAATGAAGTATTTGGCGTAGAAGAGGAGATCGTGGCTCAAGCCGATACCTGTCTGGAAATTCCGCAGTTCGGCACCAAGCACTCGCTGAATGTGTCGGTAAGTATCGGCATTGTAATGTGGGATTTCTTCAAAAAGCTAGAAGACTAG
- a CDS encoding 1-(5-phosphoribosyl)-5-[(5-phosphoribosylamino)methylideneamino] imidazole-4-carboxamide isomerase: MQFRKIEIIPSISILNNKITRLKQGDFDQEQIYSESPIDLAKKFEDHGIRSLQLVDLDGTRAGKPVNYHILEAIAGHTNLEIDFAGGINTDGAVNKAFDYGAKKITAATAAVNRRIEFASWIMSYGREKIALGADAISDTPEGRRVAIQGWQKGTQIDLFEHVEYFYSRSLKFLKTSDISKEGQAEGPAFNLYRDLMEKFPGIKLIASGGVHRIEDIERLQEIGLHGVVFGRAYYEGMISLKEIERFVVSQ; the protein is encoded by the coding sequence ATGCAGTTTCGAAAAATTGAAATTATTCCTTCTATTTCTATTCTCAACAATAAAATCACTCGCTTAAAGCAAGGTGATTTCGATCAGGAACAAATCTACTCGGAAAGTCCGATCGATTTGGCGAAAAAATTTGAAGATCACGGTATCCGTAGTTTACAACTGGTTGATTTAGACGGAACCCGTGCAGGAAAGCCGGTAAATTATCATATTCTGGAAGCCATTGCCGGCCATACTAATCTGGAGATAGATTTTGCCGGAGGAATCAATACCGACGGAGCCGTAAACAAGGCTTTTGATTACGGAGCCAAGAAAATTACGGCAGCTACTGCCGCGGTAAATCGTCGTATTGAGTTTGCTTCTTGGATTATGTCCTACGGGCGAGAAAAAATTGCATTGGGGGCTGATGCCATTAGCGATACGCCGGAAGGTCGGCGAGTAGCTATTCAGGGTTGGCAAAAAGGAACTCAGATTGATCTGTTTGAGCACGTTGAGTACTTCTACAGCCGAAGTTTGAAATTTTTGAAGACCAGCGATATTTCTAAAGAAGGCCAAGCTGAAGGGCCGGCCTTCAACTTGTACCGCGATCTGATGGAAAAATTTCCCGGCATCAAACTTATTGCTAGTGGAGGAGTACACCGGATAGAAGACATTGAACGTTTGCAGGAAATTGGTTTACACGGAGTAGTGTTTGGCCGGGCCTACTACGAAGGCATGATCTCTCTGAAAGAAATTGAACGCTTTGTGGTAAGTCAGTAA
- a CDS encoding NIPSNAP family protein has protein sequence MNRRNFLQQSTMAAASLNVMAQPVAADQQYYEWRTYELKSGTKMKVFDEYLQLAFIPAMNALGIENIGVFMEMGMPEPPRLHLLLTFSSLEEFAQRTPKMLGQATYQQNSQSFAESASPANPNFTRYENSLMRAFEAIPQMEVPEADERIFELRTYEGYNDDAVRRKIAMFNDDELPLFYETGLHPVFFGETLIGEKLPQLTYMLTFKDMEERDANWKKFINHPEWKRMSSLPKYANSVSRVNRIFLKPTAYSQV, from the coding sequence ATGAATCGAAGAAATTTTCTACAGCAGTCTACCATGGCTGCCGCCAGTTTAAACGTGATGGCTCAGCCCGTCGCAGCTGACCAGCAGTACTACGAATGGCGTACCTACGAGCTAAAGTCGGGCACCAAAATGAAAGTGTTTGACGAGTATCTACAGCTCGCCTTTATTCCGGCTATGAATGCTCTGGGTATAGAAAACATAGGGGTTTTCATGGAAATGGGAATGCCCGAACCTCCCCGTCTGCACCTGCTGCTTACTTTTAGTAGTTTGGAGGAGTTCGCACAGCGCACCCCCAAAATGCTGGGGCAAGCTACCTATCAGCAGAACAGCCAATCGTTTGCCGAAAGTGCTTCGCCCGCTAACCCTAATTTTACGCGCTACGAAAATTCACTAATGCGAGCGTTTGAGGCTATTCCACAAATGGAAGTACCAGAAGCAGACGAGCGGATTTTTGAACTACGTACTTACGAAGGCTACAATGATGATGCTGTGCGCCGGAAAATTGCTATGTTCAATGATGATGAGCTACCACTATTCTACGAAACTGGATTGCATCCGGTGTTTTTTGGCGAAACGTTGATCGGAGAGAAGTTACCTCAACTTACTTACATGCTCACTTTCAAAGATATGGAAGAGCGGGATGCCAACTGGAAGAAATTTATAAATCACCCGGAGTGGAAGCGAATGTCTTCCCTTCCGAAGTACGCCAACTCAGTGTCTAGGGTCAACCGAATTTTCCTGAAGCCAACGGCCTATTCGCAGGTCTGA
- a CDS encoding NUDIX domain-containing protein — translation MEKLAETGNPWQRLERKQVYDNPWIEVYEDQVINPSGGHGIYGKVSFKNLAIGIVPVDDELHTWLVGQYRYTLNEYSWEIPMGGGSKEDGALLSAQRELKEETGLTAHRWDNIMRIHTSNSVTDEEGFIFLAQDLVYGEPEFEDTEEIKIKRLPLASAVSLVMESQITDAISISGLLKVARMFNI, via the coding sequence ATGGAGAAGTTAGCAGAAACTGGTAATCCGTGGCAGCGTTTGGAGCGAAAGCAGGTGTATGATAACCCCTGGATTGAAGTTTACGAAGATCAGGTTATCAATCCCAGTGGGGGGCACGGTATTTACGGAAAAGTAAGTTTTAAGAACTTAGCGATTGGTATTGTTCCGGTAGACGATGAATTACATACTTGGCTGGTGGGGCAATATCGGTACACATTGAATGAGTATTCTTGGGAAATTCCGATGGGGGGAGGTAGCAAAGAAGACGGTGCTCTTCTATCTGCCCAACGAGAACTAAAAGAAGAAACCGGGTTAACGGCTCACCGTTGGGATAACATTATGCGAATTCATACCTCCAACTCGGTTACCGACGAAGAAGGTTTTATTTTTCTGGCTCAGGATTTAGTATACGGCGAGCCGGAATTTGAAGATACCGAAGAGATAAAGATCAAACGCCTGCCGTTGGCCTCGGCGGTTTCTTTAGTAATGGAAAGCCAAATCACCGACGCCATCAGCATCTCTGGCTTATTGAAAGTGGCCCGAATGTTCAATATTTAG
- the yaaA gene encoding peroxide stress protein YaaA has product MLTILSPSKTQDFSDSSIDVSKLPNSTPALLDESEKLVRELKKKSVEDIAQLMSVSEKIAILNHERFQHFSLPFTEENARQSLLAFKGDVYTDIAVDEYTEQEFTFAQNHLRIISGLYGLLRPLDLMQPYRLEMKTSLENPRGENLYKFWGDRITEQLNSALKTQNTPVLANLASNEYFKAINTKQLAGEVVTPVFKEHKDGKYRVIAIYAKRARGKMANFIIRQAIDQPEQLKTFTEGGYEYSDSLSSEQKWVFVR; this is encoded by the coding sequence ATGCTCACCATCTTATCTCCTTCCAAAACCCAAGATTTTTCCGATAGCTCGATTGATGTCAGTAAGTTGCCTAACAGCACTCCGGCTCTGCTAGATGAATCGGAAAAGCTTGTCCGAGAACTAAAGAAAAAGTCAGTAGAAGATATTGCCCAGCTAATGAGTGTTAGCGAAAAAATTGCCATCCTCAATCATGAGCGATTTCAACATTTCTCTTTACCATTTACTGAAGAGAATGCTCGACAGTCTTTATTAGCATTCAAGGGCGATGTGTACACCGATATTGCGGTAGATGAATACACTGAGCAGGAATTTACTTTTGCCCAGAATCATCTGAGAATTATTTCGGGCTTATACGGCTTGCTACGGCCATTAGATTTGATGCAGCCTTACCGATTGGAAATGAAGACTTCACTGGAAAATCCTCGAGGTGAAAACCTATATAAATTTTGGGGCGACCGCATCACCGAACAGCTTAACAGTGCTCTGAAAACCCAAAACACTCCAGTACTAGCGAACCTAGCTTCTAATGAATATTTCAAAGCGATCAATACTAAGCAGCTAGCCGGAGAAGTAGTTACCCCAGTATTTAAGGAACACAAAGACGGTAAGTACCGAGTGATAGCGATTTACGCCAAGCGGGCTCGGGGCAAAATGGCGAATTTCATCATCCGTCAAGCGATTGATCAACCAGAGCAGCTAAAAACATTTACCGAGGGTGGCTACGAATACAGCGATTCACTCTCTTCAGAACAAAAGTGGGTGTTTGTTCGCTAA
- the mutS gene encoding DNA mismatch repair protein MutS — protein sequence MPATKKKSTNKDTPLMRQYSRVKTQYPGAILLFRVGDFYETFGEDAITASRVLDIVLTKRANGSASNVELAGFPHHALDNYLTKLVRAGYRVAICDQLEDPRFARGVVKRGVTELVTPGLSFNDQVLNQKHNNYLASVHFGKQQLGLALLDVSTGEFLTACGSQEYVEKLIQSFGPSEILYCKNCRAQFQTVFGDELPTYRLDEWLYHHDHAYEKLTNHFKTPSLKGFGVDALTEGIIAAGAILHYLEVTEHHKVQHITSIARLEANRYVWLDKFTIRNLELVHAQHEGGVPLIDVLDCTHTAMGGRLLRKWMVLPLKSPKTIEERLNTVEALLNQPELHQAIVVHLKAVSDLERLISKVVAGRINPREMVQLKHSLQHVMPVSELLAVSEHPALEKIAQQLPNCQELVANVEQQLKEEPPIVANQGNLINDGIDAQLDELRSIAYSGKDHLAQIREREVKNTGISSLKLAYNKVFGYYLEVSNAHKEKVPSAWIRKQTLVNAERYITEELKTYEEKILTAEEQLVQIEQRLFQQLVLFVGRYVKEVQHNARTLARLDCLSSFAEVARTHRYTKPQLVDSDRIEIKQGRHPVIERQLPPGEPYVPNDIRLDSEEQQIMIITGPNMAGKSALLRQTALIVLMAQMGSFVPAEAAEIGLIDKVFTRVGASDNLAKGESTFMVEMNETASIMNNLSHRSLVLMDEIGRGTSTYDGISIAWSLVEYLHNHAKCRAKTLFATHYHELNQLASDLPRVKNYNVAVKEVGDSILFIRQLQEGGSQHSFGIHVAQMAGMPTEVVKRANEIMHHLERDKISNSQSDTLADIPKSKTQLQLFELDPRWAQVQEILQHTDINALSPIEALLKLNEIQMLLQAQTCE from the coding sequence ATGCCTGCTACTAAGAAAAAATCTACCAACAAAGATACTCCTTTAATGCGCCAGTACAGCCGAGTAAAAACGCAGTACCCGGGAGCTATTTTGCTATTCCGAGTAGGCGATTTTTACGAAACCTTCGGCGAAGATGCCATTACCGCCAGCCGGGTGCTGGATATTGTGCTGACGAAACGAGCTAATGGCTCCGCCTCCAACGTAGAACTAGCTGGGTTTCCGCACCACGCATTAGACAACTATCTCACCAAACTAGTTCGAGCGGGCTACCGAGTAGCTATCTGCGACCAACTAGAAGACCCACGGTTTGCCCGAGGGGTAGTGAAGCGGGGGGTTACGGAGTTGGTAACTCCCGGCCTCTCGTTTAATGACCAAGTGCTTAATCAAAAGCACAATAATTATTTGGCGTCGGTACATTTTGGAAAACAACAGCTAGGTTTAGCCCTGCTGGATGTTTCTACGGGTGAGTTTCTGACTGCCTGCGGCTCGCAAGAGTACGTGGAAAAACTGATTCAGAGCTTCGGGCCATCCGAAATTCTCTACTGTAAGAACTGTCGCGCTCAGTTTCAGACCGTATTTGGCGATGAACTACCAACTTACCGCCTCGATGAGTGGCTGTATCACCACGACCATGCTTACGAAAAGCTCACCAATCACTTTAAAACTCCTAGTCTGAAAGGATTTGGAGTAGATGCCCTCACGGAAGGAATTATTGCTGCCGGGGCCATTCTGCACTACCTGGAAGTCACCGAGCATCACAAAGTGCAGCATATTACCTCCATCGCCCGGCTGGAAGCGAACCGCTACGTGTGGCTAGATAAGTTTACAATTCGTAATCTGGAGCTAGTCCACGCTCAGCACGAGGGCGGAGTTCCACTGATTGATGTGCTGGATTGTACCCATACCGCCATGGGCGGACGTTTGCTACGAAAGTGGATGGTGCTACCCCTCAAATCGCCTAAAACAATTGAAGAGCGATTAAACACGGTAGAAGCCCTGCTCAATCAGCCCGAACTGCACCAAGCGATTGTAGTGCATCTAAAAGCGGTGAGTGACTTAGAAAGATTAATTTCTAAAGTTGTCGCTGGGCGAATTAACCCTCGGGAGATGGTTCAACTTAAGCATTCGTTACAGCACGTAATGCCGGTTAGCGAATTGCTGGCGGTTTCGGAGCATCCGGCCTTGGAAAAAATAGCCCAACAATTGCCAAATTGCCAGGAGCTAGTCGCCAATGTTGAGCAGCAACTAAAAGAAGAACCACCAATTGTGGCTAACCAAGGAAATTTGATTAACGATGGCATTGATGCTCAGTTAGATGAACTACGCAGCATTGCGTATTCGGGTAAAGATCATTTAGCGCAAATTCGGGAACGAGAAGTAAAAAATACCGGTATTTCGTCGCTCAAACTAGCGTATAACAAAGTATTTGGCTACTATTTGGAAGTATCTAACGCTCATAAAGAAAAAGTGCCCTCGGCCTGGATTCGCAAGCAGACGCTAGTGAATGCCGAACGTTACATTACCGAAGAGCTTAAAACCTACGAAGAGAAGATTCTAACGGCCGAAGAGCAACTGGTGCAAATAGAACAGCGACTATTTCAACAACTGGTACTATTTGTGGGTCGTTACGTGAAAGAAGTGCAGCACAATGCTCGTACGTTGGCTCGCCTCGATTGCCTTTCGTCTTTTGCCGAAGTTGCCCGAACGCATCGCTACACTAAGCCCCAGTTGGTAGATTCTGATCGTATTGAAATCAAACAAGGTCGTCACCCGGTTATTGAGCGGCAATTACCCCCTGGCGAGCCCTATGTTCCTAATGATATCCGATTGGATAGCGAGGAGCAGCAAATTATGATTATTACCGGACCAAACATGGCCGGAAAATCAGCCCTACTCCGCCAAACCGCGCTGATTGTACTCATGGCTCAAATGGGTTCATTCGTACCCGCCGAAGCTGCCGAAATTGGCCTGATCGACAAAGTGTTTACCCGGGTAGGGGCTTCAGATAATCTGGCTAAGGGCGAGTCTACTTTTATGGTGGAGATGAACGAAACGGCCAGCATTATGAATAACCTAAGCCACCGCAGTCTGGTACTGATGGATGAGATCGGTCGGGGCACCAGCACCTACGATGGAATCTCTATTGCTTGGTCGCTGGTGGAGTATCTGCACAACCATGCTAAATGCCGTGCTAAAACCTTGTTTGCCACGCATTATCACGAACTAAACCAGTTAGCAAGCGATCTGCCAAGGGTGAAAAACTACAATGTAGCCGTAAAGGAAGTAGGTGATAGCATTTTGTTTATTCGTCAGTTGCAGGAAGGAGGTAGTCAGCATAGCTTTGGTATTCATGTGGCGCAAATGGCCGGAATGCCTACGGAAGTAGTAAAGCGAGCCAACGAAATTATGCATCACCTAGAGCGCGATAAGATCAGTAACTCCCAGTCGGATACACTAGCCGATATTCCTAAGAGCAAAACCCAGCTTCAACTGTTTGAGCTAGACCCACGCTGGGCGCAGGTACAAGAGATCCTTCAGCATACCGACATTAATGCGCTTTCCCCCATTGAGGCCCTACTCAAGCTTAACGAAATTCAGATGCTCCTTCAGGCTCAGACCTGCGAATAG